In Choloepus didactylus isolate mChoDid1 chromosome 6, mChoDid1.pri, whole genome shotgun sequence, one DNA window encodes the following:
- the LRRC32 gene encoding transforming growth factor beta activator LRRC32 isoform X1, whose translation MGGLIPPWDAHISRMGLALSDSLLRVDGHSSPRTLLCQAMSHQILPLLAMLTLGLATSQHRDKMPCKMVDKEVLCQGLGLLQVPSVLPPDIEALDLSGNQLRSILASPLGFYTALHRLDLSNNELSFLQPGVFQALPRLEHLSLAHNRLAAGPALSTGGLVPLPHVTSLDLSGNSLYSGLVEQLLGEAPALRTLSLAENSLTRLTRRTFRGMPALERLDLHSNVLMDIEEGAFEALPRLVHLNLSRNSLTCISDFSLQQLRVLDLSCNSIEAFQTAPEPQATYQLTWLDLRENKLLHFPDLAALPRLTFLNLSNNLIRLPAGPPQGSEGINTPSEGWSALPLSNPNASTHSLSQLLNLDLSYNEIELVPEGFLEHMTSLRFLNLSRNCLRNFKARHGSLPCLVLLDLSHNELEALELGARALGALRTLLLQENVLQDLPPYTFASLASLQRLNLQGNQVSPCGGPGEPGPSGCVAFSGISSLRVLKLVDNEVEKLRAGAFLHTPLTELDLSANPRLDMATGALAGLEATLEVLELQGNGLTTLQVDLPCFSCLKRLNLAENHLSRLPAWTQAVSLEVLDLRNNSFSLLPGSAMGGLETSLRRLYLQGNPLSCCGNGWLAAQLHQGRVDVDATQDLICRFGSQEEVSLSHVRPEDCEKGGLKNVNLIIILTFALVLAVLLTTLATCCFVRRQKFNQQYKA comes from the exons ATGGGTG GTCTAATTCCCCCGTGGGATGCGCATATCTCCAgaatggggcttgcccttagtgATTCACTGCTCCGTGTGGACGGCCACAGTTCTCCCAGGACCCTGCTCTGCCA AGCCATGAGCCACCAGATCCTGCCGCTTCTGGCCATGCTGACGCTGGGCCTGGCTACCTCCCAACACCGTGACAAGATGCCCTGTAAGATG GTGGACAAGGAGGTTTTGTGCCAGGGCCTGGGTCTGCTCCAGGTGCCCTCCGTGCTCCCACCGGACATCGAGGCCCTTGACCTGTCTGGAAACCAGCTGCGGAGCATCCTGGCCTCACCCCTGGGCTTCTACACTGCGCTTCACCGCTTGGACCTGAGCAACAACGAGCTCAGCTTCCTCCAGCCGGGTGTCTTCCAGGCCCTGCCCCGCCTGGAGCACCTCAGCCTGGCTCACAACCGCCTGGCAGCGGGCCCAGCACTGAGCACCGGCGGCCTGGTCCCCCTGCCTCACGTGACCTCCCTGGACCTGTCGGGGAACAGCCTGTACAGCGGCCTGGTGGAGCAGCTGCTGGGGGAGGCACCTGCCCTGCGCACGCTCTCCCTGGCGGAGAACAGCCTGACGCGCCTCACCCGCCGTACCTTCCGTGGCATGCCCGCGCTTGAGCGGCTCGACCTCCATAGCAACGTGCTGATGGACATCGAGGAGGGCGCGTTCGAGGCCCTGCCCCGCCTGGTCCACCTCAATCTCTCCAGGAATTCCCTCACCTGCATCTCCGACTTCAGCCTCCAGCAGCTGCGGGTGCTCGATCTGAGCTGCAACAGTATCGAGGCTTTTCAGACAGCCCCAGAACCCCAGGCCACGTACCAGCTCACCTGGCTGGACCTGCGGGAGAACAAACTGCTCCATTTCCCCGACCTGGCTGCCCTGCCGAGGCTCACCTTCCTGAACTTGTCCAACAACCTCATCCGGCTCCCCGCGGGGCCGCCCCAGGGCAGTGAGGGCATCAACACGCCTTCCGAGGGCTGGTCAGCCTTGCCCCTCTCCAACCCCAATGCCAGCACCCActccctctcccagctcctgaaTCTGGATTTGAGCTACAACGAGATTGAGCTAGTCCCCGAGGGCTTTCTTGAGCACATGACCTCCCTGCGCTTCCTGAACCTCAGTCGAAACTGCTTGCGGAACTTCAAGGCCCGGCATGGGTCCCTGCCCTGCCTGGTGCTCTTAGACTTAAGCCACAATGAGCTGGAGGCACTGGAGCTGGGCGCCAGAGCCCTGGGGGCCCTGCGGACGCTGCTCCTACAGGAAAATGTCCTGCAGGACCTGCCCCCATACACCTTTGCCAGCCTGGCCAGCCTGCAGAGGCTcaacctgcagggaaaccaggtCAGCCCCTGTGGGGGCCCGGGCGAGCCTGGACCCTCAGGTTGTGTGGCCTTCTCTGGCATCTCCTCCCTCCGTGTCCTGAAACTGGTGGACAATGAAGTGGAGAAGCTCAGGGCAGGTGCCTTTCTCCACACCCCGCTTACCGAGCTGGACCTCTCTGCCAACCCCAGGCTGGATATGGCCACGGGGGCCTTGGCAGGCCTGGAGGCCACCTTGGAGGTCCTGGAGCTGCAGGGCAATGGGCTGACCACCCTGCAGGtggacctgccctgcttcagctGCCTTAAGCGGCTCAACCTGGCTGAGAACCACCTCAGCCGCCTGCCTGCCTGGACCCAGGCCGTGTCCCTGGAGGTGCTAGACCTGCGCAACAACAGCTTCAGCCTCCTGCCTGGCAGTGCCATGGGCGGCCTGGAGACCAGCCTCCGGCGCCTCTACCTGCAGGGGAACCCACTTAGCTGCTGTGGCAATGGCTGGCTGGCAGCCCAGCTGCACCAGGGCCGTGTGGACGTGGACGCCACCCAGGACCTGATCTGCCGCTTTGGCTCCCAGGAGGAGGTGTCCCTGAGCCACGTGCGGCCTGAGGACTGTGAGAAGGGGGGTCTCAAGAACGTCAACCTCATCATCATCCTCACCTTCGCGCTGGTCTTGGCTGTCCTCCTCACCACGCTGGCCACCTGCTGCTTTGTCCGCCGGCAGAAGTTTAACCAACAGTACAAAGCCTAG
- the LRRC32 gene encoding transforming growth factor beta activator LRRC32 isoform X2: protein MSHQILPLLAMLTLGLATSQHRDKMPCKMVDKEVLCQGLGLLQVPSVLPPDIEALDLSGNQLRSILASPLGFYTALHRLDLSNNELSFLQPGVFQALPRLEHLSLAHNRLAAGPALSTGGLVPLPHVTSLDLSGNSLYSGLVEQLLGEAPALRTLSLAENSLTRLTRRTFRGMPALERLDLHSNVLMDIEEGAFEALPRLVHLNLSRNSLTCISDFSLQQLRVLDLSCNSIEAFQTAPEPQATYQLTWLDLRENKLLHFPDLAALPRLTFLNLSNNLIRLPAGPPQGSEGINTPSEGWSALPLSNPNASTHSLSQLLNLDLSYNEIELVPEGFLEHMTSLRFLNLSRNCLRNFKARHGSLPCLVLLDLSHNELEALELGARALGALRTLLLQENVLQDLPPYTFASLASLQRLNLQGNQVSPCGGPGEPGPSGCVAFSGISSLRVLKLVDNEVEKLRAGAFLHTPLTELDLSANPRLDMATGALAGLEATLEVLELQGNGLTTLQVDLPCFSCLKRLNLAENHLSRLPAWTQAVSLEVLDLRNNSFSLLPGSAMGGLETSLRRLYLQGNPLSCCGNGWLAAQLHQGRVDVDATQDLICRFGSQEEVSLSHVRPEDCEKGGLKNVNLIIILTFALVLAVLLTTLATCCFVRRQKFNQQYKA, encoded by the exons ATGAGCCACCAGATCCTGCCGCTTCTGGCCATGCTGACGCTGGGCCTGGCTACCTCCCAACACCGTGACAAGATGCCCTGTAAGATG GTGGACAAGGAGGTTTTGTGCCAGGGCCTGGGTCTGCTCCAGGTGCCCTCCGTGCTCCCACCGGACATCGAGGCCCTTGACCTGTCTGGAAACCAGCTGCGGAGCATCCTGGCCTCACCCCTGGGCTTCTACACTGCGCTTCACCGCTTGGACCTGAGCAACAACGAGCTCAGCTTCCTCCAGCCGGGTGTCTTCCAGGCCCTGCCCCGCCTGGAGCACCTCAGCCTGGCTCACAACCGCCTGGCAGCGGGCCCAGCACTGAGCACCGGCGGCCTGGTCCCCCTGCCTCACGTGACCTCCCTGGACCTGTCGGGGAACAGCCTGTACAGCGGCCTGGTGGAGCAGCTGCTGGGGGAGGCACCTGCCCTGCGCACGCTCTCCCTGGCGGAGAACAGCCTGACGCGCCTCACCCGCCGTACCTTCCGTGGCATGCCCGCGCTTGAGCGGCTCGACCTCCATAGCAACGTGCTGATGGACATCGAGGAGGGCGCGTTCGAGGCCCTGCCCCGCCTGGTCCACCTCAATCTCTCCAGGAATTCCCTCACCTGCATCTCCGACTTCAGCCTCCAGCAGCTGCGGGTGCTCGATCTGAGCTGCAACAGTATCGAGGCTTTTCAGACAGCCCCAGAACCCCAGGCCACGTACCAGCTCACCTGGCTGGACCTGCGGGAGAACAAACTGCTCCATTTCCCCGACCTGGCTGCCCTGCCGAGGCTCACCTTCCTGAACTTGTCCAACAACCTCATCCGGCTCCCCGCGGGGCCGCCCCAGGGCAGTGAGGGCATCAACACGCCTTCCGAGGGCTGGTCAGCCTTGCCCCTCTCCAACCCCAATGCCAGCACCCActccctctcccagctcctgaaTCTGGATTTGAGCTACAACGAGATTGAGCTAGTCCCCGAGGGCTTTCTTGAGCACATGACCTCCCTGCGCTTCCTGAACCTCAGTCGAAACTGCTTGCGGAACTTCAAGGCCCGGCATGGGTCCCTGCCCTGCCTGGTGCTCTTAGACTTAAGCCACAATGAGCTGGAGGCACTGGAGCTGGGCGCCAGAGCCCTGGGGGCCCTGCGGACGCTGCTCCTACAGGAAAATGTCCTGCAGGACCTGCCCCCATACACCTTTGCCAGCCTGGCCAGCCTGCAGAGGCTcaacctgcagggaaaccaggtCAGCCCCTGTGGGGGCCCGGGCGAGCCTGGACCCTCAGGTTGTGTGGCCTTCTCTGGCATCTCCTCCCTCCGTGTCCTGAAACTGGTGGACAATGAAGTGGAGAAGCTCAGGGCAGGTGCCTTTCTCCACACCCCGCTTACCGAGCTGGACCTCTCTGCCAACCCCAGGCTGGATATGGCCACGGGGGCCTTGGCAGGCCTGGAGGCCACCTTGGAGGTCCTGGAGCTGCAGGGCAATGGGCTGACCACCCTGCAGGtggacctgccctgcttcagctGCCTTAAGCGGCTCAACCTGGCTGAGAACCACCTCAGCCGCCTGCCTGCCTGGACCCAGGCCGTGTCCCTGGAGGTGCTAGACCTGCGCAACAACAGCTTCAGCCTCCTGCCTGGCAGTGCCATGGGCGGCCTGGAGACCAGCCTCCGGCGCCTCTACCTGCAGGGGAACCCACTTAGCTGCTGTGGCAATGGCTGGCTGGCAGCCCAGCTGCACCAGGGCCGTGTGGACGTGGACGCCACCCAGGACCTGATCTGCCGCTTTGGCTCCCAGGAGGAGGTGTCCCTGAGCCACGTGCGGCCTGAGGACTGTGAGAAGGGGGGTCTCAAGAACGTCAACCTCATCATCATCCTCACCTTCGCGCTGGTCTTGGCTGTCCTCCTCACCACGCTGGCCACCTGCTGCTTTGTCCGCCGGCAGAAGTTTAACCAACAGTACAAAGCCTAG